One genomic segment of Mastomys coucha isolate ucsf_1 unplaced genomic scaffold, UCSF_Mcou_1 pScaffold22, whole genome shotgun sequence includes these proteins:
- the LOC116069893 gene encoding artemin-like, translating into MRAAPARAVPRGPESARPADVSGRLAERCAGPGALARCALLASPSLPARPPARRARVPCPPCPPLLALPAGRGSLALSPSPGRSAERCEFWAPATPPPARDLHPQPPPPARPSAQPCPARGGRRRRRGRTDGRGAAMHMH; encoded by the coding sequence ATGCGCGCCGCCCCCGCCCGCGCCGTCCCCCGGGGGCCCGAGAGCGCGCGCCCTGCTGACGTCAGCGGGCGGCTGGCGGAGCGCTGCGCAGGACCAGGCGCACTCGCGCGCTGCGCTCTCCtcgcctccccctccctccccgcccgcccgcccgcccggcgCGCGCGCGTGCCCTGCCCTCCCTGCCCGCCTCTTCTCGCGCTCCCCGCTGGCCGCGGCTCCCTCGCGCTCTCCCCGTCTCCTGGCCGCTCCGCCGAGCGATGCGAGTTCTGGGCCCCGGCGACGCCGCCTCCCGCTAGAGATctgcacccccaacccccacccccggcccggCCCTCTGCCCAGCCTTGCCCCGCGCGCGGGGGTCGGAGAAGGCGCCGCGGACGCACCGACGGCCGAGGAGCGGCGATGCACATGCACTAG